From a single Brassica oleracea var. oleracea cultivar TO1000 chromosome C5, BOL, whole genome shotgun sequence genomic region:
- the LOC106293505 gene encoding uncharacterized protein LOC106293505, with protein MNRRAGIYAVHVLQFGGHVADLPSNYLIPLTNSVPTQAFATQCCTTGRARGLCFVVFADLVLQKESLWRNTPSMAARLRQRRLCLEMIRGAETTHHSYTPYVTSPWWWWQHDKGSV; from the exons ATGAACCGTAGAGCAGGCATTTATGCAGTTCATGTTCTTCAGTTTGGAGGACATGTGGCTGATCTTCCCTCAAACTATCTCATCCCTCTCACTAACAGTGTTCCCAC GCAAGCTTTTGCGACTCAGTGCTGTACCACAGGACGTGCTCGTGGCTTGTGTTTCGTCGTCTTTGCTGATCTTGTGTTGCAGAAAGAGTCACTGTGGAGAAACACACCATCGATGGCCGCACG GTTGAGGCAAAGAAGGCTGTGCCTAGAGATGATCAGAGGTGCTGAAACGACACACCATTCCTATACACCTTATGTTACCTCTCCATGGTGGTGGTGGCAACATGACAAAGGATCTGTGTAG